In Blastopirellula sediminis, the following proteins share a genomic window:
- a CDS encoding NADPH:quinone reductase — protein sequence MKAAYFTEPGLPSVIQYGDLPMPQIGPRQALVKMTAVSVNPIDTYIRGGANYWELPQPYIIGADLAGVVEEVGAEVEGLEVGDRVWCTNQGFRGEQGVFAEYSAVDAKWLYKLPDGASDKCAAACALVGVTAHLGLFKENADLQPGETLYIQGGSGGVGSMVLQMAKLAGARVIAAAGSEEKAAICRQLGADEVVCYKTENVAERIKELAPDGVNVFWETQREPDFDLIVGSLAEKGRIVLMAGRTARPEFPVGPFYVKQGRMFGFVMFKASPAEMRVCGEAISSLLGAGKLKSQIGAEFPLSEAAQAHELQEGNTLHKQQTLAGKIVLHP from the coding sequence ATGAAAGCCGCTTACTTTACCGAGCCCGGTCTTCCTTCCGTCATTCAGTATGGCGATCTGCCGATGCCGCAGATCGGCCCGCGTCAGGCGCTGGTCAAAATGACGGCGGTCTCGGTCAATCCGATCGACACCTACATCCGCGGCGGCGCGAACTATTGGGAGCTGCCGCAGCCCTACATCATCGGCGCAGATTTGGCCGGCGTTGTCGAGGAAGTGGGCGCCGAGGTCGAAGGGCTCGAAGTTGGCGATCGGGTCTGGTGCACCAATCAAGGCTTTCGCGGCGAGCAAGGCGTCTTCGCCGAGTACAGTGCCGTCGATGCGAAGTGGCTTTACAAGTTGCCGGACGGAGCCAGCGACAAGTGCGCCGCTGCGTGTGCGCTGGTCGGCGTTACCGCCCATCTGGGGCTCTTCAAAGAGAACGCGGATCTTCAGCCCGGCGAGACGCTCTACATTCAGGGCGGTTCCGGCGGCGTCGGTTCGATGGTCCTGCAAATGGCGAAGCTCGCCGGAGCGCGCGTGATTGCCGCCGCCGGCAGCGAAGAGAAAGCGGCGATTTGCCGCCAGTTGGGCGCCGACGAAGTGGTCTGCTACAAGACCGAGAACGTCGCCGAGCGGATCAAAGAACTGGCGCCTGACGGCGTGAACGTCTTCTGGGAAACGCAGCGCGAGCCGGACTTTGACCTGATCGTCGGTTCGCTGGCCGAAAAAGGTCGCATCGTCCTGATGGCGGGGCGGACCGCCCGGCCGGAGTTTCCGGTCGGCCCGTTCTACGTCAAGCAAGGACGGATGTTCGGCTTCGTGATGTTCAAGGCTTCCCCGGCCGAAATGCGCGTCTGCGGCGAAGCGATCAGCTCGCTGCTCGGCGCCGGGAAGCTGAAGAGCCAGATCGGCGCCGAATTCCCGCTCAGCGAAGCGGCGCAAGCGCACGAGCTGCAGGAAGGAAACACCCTCCACAAGCAGCAAACCCTGGCCGGCAAAATCGTCCTCCACCCGTGA
- a CDS encoding MATE family efflux transporter, with the protein MSTHLVRASGEFRPMLRLAVPVLAEQSLEFLVGMVDTYLAGHALPDDLKTPGLAAVGLMAYAMWMTFTIFASVGVGATAVIARLIGAGETEDAALAANQALVAGAFAAVIGTAALYFGASGFVSIMQLEADAARLAVQYLQIIAPSLPFLMIIAIGTACLHGAGDTVSGLGVMTIVNLINVAVSTTLAFGWGPAPQLGWAGIAIGTAAAHIVGGCLILLLLIGGRAGMKMHLRWLRPDWKMIWRLIRVGLPSGANDALTLSCHLWYLGIINSMGTLTAAAHGLGVRCEGPSYLGAGAFAVAASTMTGQFLGAKDPARAFRATMHSLAAGAALVTAYGVFLYFGGDILTWLYLGKVEPGSTNAETAELTVRLLKIVAFSTPFMAVLAILAGALRGAGDTRFPFMITMIGQLGIRIPGVYIVALDVIPLPIIGDVPGLGYGIVGAWWVMVFDVVVRALLMTVRYLHGGWREIEV; encoded by the coding sequence TTGTCGACGCATCTTGTTCGCGCCAGCGGCGAATTTCGCCCGATGTTGCGACTTGCGGTGCCGGTGTTGGCGGAGCAGTCGCTTGAGTTTCTAGTTGGGATGGTCGACACCTACCTGGCCGGGCATGCGCTGCCGGACGACTTGAAGACGCCCGGTCTGGCGGCGGTCGGGCTGATGGCCTACGCGATGTGGATGACCTTCACGATTTTCGCGTCGGTCGGCGTCGGTGCGACGGCGGTGATCGCACGGCTGATCGGCGCCGGAGAAACGGAAGACGCAGCGCTGGCCGCCAATCAAGCGCTGGTCGCGGGCGCATTTGCGGCGGTGATCGGCACGGCGGCTCTCTACTTCGGCGCGAGCGGCTTCGTCTCGATTATGCAATTGGAAGCGGACGCGGCTCGCTTGGCGGTCCAGTACCTGCAGATTATCGCCCCTTCCCTCCCCTTTCTAATGATCATCGCGATCGGCACCGCGTGTCTGCATGGTGCCGGAGATACGGTGAGCGGGCTCGGCGTGATGACGATCGTCAACCTGATCAACGTCGCGGTCAGCACGACGCTGGCGTTTGGTTGGGGACCAGCGCCGCAGCTGGGCTGGGCCGGCATTGCGATCGGAACCGCCGCGGCCCATATCGTCGGCGGGTGTTTGATCCTGCTGCTGCTGATCGGCGGTCGTGCCGGAATGAAGATGCATCTGCGCTGGCTGCGTCCCGATTGGAAGATGATCTGGCGGCTGATCCGCGTTGGACTGCCGAGCGGCGCCAACGACGCCCTGACGCTCAGTTGCCATCTCTGGTACCTGGGAATCATCAACAGCATGGGAACGCTGACTGCCGCGGCGCATGGACTGGGGGTGCGGTGCGAAGGTCCGAGCTATCTCGGCGCCGGCGCGTTCGCGGTCGCCGCGTCGACCATGACGGGGCAGTTTCTCGGCGCCAAAGATCCCGCGCGAGCGTTTCGCGCCACGATGCATTCATTGGCGGCCGGCGCGGCGCTAGTAACCGCTTACGGCGTCTTCCTCTATTTCGGCGGCGATATACTAACGTGGCTCTATCTGGGGAAGGTTGAGCCTGGGAGTACGAATGCGGAGACCGCCGAGCTGACGGTGCGGCTGCTGAAGATCGTCGCCTTTTCGACGCCGTTCATGGCGGTGTTGGCGATTTTGGCTGGCGCTTTGCGTGGCGCGGGAGATACCCGGTTCCCGTTTATGATCACGATGATCGGGCAATTGGGGATCCGCATCCCCGGCGTTTACATCGTTGCGCTTGACGTCATCCCGCTACCGATCATCGGCGACGTTCCTGGCCTGGGTTACGGAATCGTCGGCGCGTGGTGGGTGATGGTCTTCGACGTCGTCGTCCGGGCGCTGCTGATGACCGTGCGTTATCTCCATGGCGGTTGGCGCGAGATTGAAGTGTAG
- the speA gene encoding biosynthetic arginine decarboxylase, translating to MLTEAGNRWTVSDSRELYEVARWGKGFFSITENGKLAVHPNRDPEVSVELESIVSRLEQRGLDLPILVRFSGILENRLKEIRDVFDVAIREYGYQNKYACVYPIKVNQQRQVVEEVLQFGRKHGFGLEAGSKPELLAVIALTDNDTPIICNGFKDAEYIEIAMYATKIGRNIIPVVEKYSELMLILEYAEKIGVRPQIGMRVKLASRGAGKWSASGGYRSKFGLTVTEVLKGLEELKSRGMEDCFKLLHYHQGSQVSNIRHVKSALVESARIYVDLVRRGAGLCYLDVGGGLGVDYDGSQTDFESSMNYSIEEYARDVVSHVQGICDAAGVAHPHLLSESGRAIVAFHSMLIFEVLGVAEQVSGDQIDPLPDDAPAPLRDLYEAHQNVSQRTVLESFHDAQMALDTSLNMFSNGNMTLEQRSIAETIYWSLCAKIRTLTKSLSNVPEDLDGLDRLLSDTYFGNFSLFQSMPDSWAIGQLFPVMPIHRLDEEPQRLGVIGDITCDSDGKIDSFIDLRNVKRALPLHKLNGGQYILGAFLVGAYQEILGDLHNLFGDTNTVHVELGENGQPHFSHIIKGDTVTEVLKYVQFTERELVDKMQSSVEEMTRKGDLEHKEAGAIMQYYEQGLRGYTYLEKSP from the coding sequence ATGCTCACAGAGGCAGGCAATCGATGGACCGTGTCCGACTCACGCGAACTGTACGAAGTTGCGCGCTGGGGCAAGGGATTCTTCTCCATCACCGAAAACGGCAAGTTGGCCGTCCACCCCAACCGCGATCCCGAGGTCTCGGTCGAGTTGGAATCGATCGTGAGTCGCCTGGAACAGCGCGGGCTCGATCTGCCGATCCTGGTTCGCTTTAGCGGGATCCTGGAAAACCGCCTGAAAGAGATCCGCGACGTCTTTGACGTGGCGATCCGCGAGTACGGCTATCAAAACAAGTACGCCTGCGTTTACCCGATCAAGGTGAACCAGCAGCGTCAGGTGGTGGAAGAAGTTCTGCAGTTCGGCCGCAAGCATGGGTTTGGCCTGGAAGCCGGCAGCAAGCCGGAACTGCTGGCCGTGATCGCGCTGACCGACAACGACACCCCGATCATCTGCAACGGCTTCAAAGACGCCGAGTACATCGAAATCGCGATGTACGCGACGAAGATCGGCCGCAACATCATCCCGGTGGTCGAGAAGTACAGCGAACTGATGCTGATTCTCGAATACGCCGAAAAGATCGGCGTTCGCCCGCAGATCGGGATGCGGGTAAAGCTCGCTTCCCGCGGCGCCGGCAAGTGGTCCGCCTCAGGCGGTTACCGCAGCAAGTTCGGCCTGACCGTGACCGAAGTGCTGAAAGGCCTGGAAGAGCTGAAATCGCGCGGCATGGAAGATTGCTTCAAGCTGCTCCACTACCATCAGGGGAGCCAGGTCAGCAACATTCGCCACGTGAAGTCGGCGCTGGTCGAATCGGCCCGCATTTACGTCGACCTGGTCCGTCGCGGCGCCGGTTTGTGCTACTTGGACGTCGGCGGCGGTTTGGGGGTCGACTACGACGGTTCGCAGACCGACTTCGAGTCGAGCATGAACTACTCGATCGAAGAATACGCTCGCGACGTCGTTTCGCACGTCCAGGGGATTTGCGATGCGGCCGGGGTGGCCCATCCGCATTTGCTGTCGGAAAGCGGTCGTGCGATCGTCGCGTTCCACAGCATGCTGATTTTTGAGGTCCTCGGCGTCGCTGAGCAAGTGAGCGGCGATCAGATTGATCCGCTGCCGGATGACGCTCCGGCGCCCCTCCGCGATCTGTACGAAGCGCATCAAAACGTTTCGCAGCGGACGGTGCTGGAAAGCTTCCACGACGCCCAAATGGCGCTCGACACGTCGTTGAACATGTTCAGCAACGGCAATATGACGCTCGAACAGCGGAGCATCGCCGAAACGATCTACTGGAGCTTGTGCGCCAAGATCCGTACGTTGACCAAGAGCTTGTCGAACGTGCCGGAAGATCTGGACGGCTTGGATCGGCTGCTCAGCGACACCTACTTCGGCAACTTCTCCCTTTTCCAGTCGATGCCTGACAGCTGGGCGATCGGCCAATTGTTCCCGGTGATGCCGATTCATCGCTTGGACGAAGAGCCGCAGCGTTTGGGAGTGATCGGCGATATTACCTGCGACTCGGACGGCAAGATCGACTCGTTCATCGATTTGCGGAACGTTAAGCGGGCGTTGCCGCTGCACAAGCTGAACGGCGGGCAGTACATCCTGGGAGCGTTCCTGGTTGGCGCCTATCAGGAAATCCTCGGCGACTTGCATAACCTGTTTGGCGACACGAACACCGTGCACGTCGAACTGGGCGAAAATGGGCAGCCTCATTTCTCGCACATCATCAAAGGGGATACCGTCACCGAAGTGCTGAAGTACGTCCAGTTCACCGAACGCGAGCTGGTCGACAAGATGCAGTCTTCGGTGGAAGAGATGACCCGCAAGGGAGACCTGGAGCACAAGGAAGCGGGCGCGATCATGCAGTACTACGAGCAAGGTCTCCGCGGCTATACCTATCTGGAAAAGTCGCCTTAG
- a CDS encoding glycosyltransferase family 2 protein: protein MGVSVVVPIYNELENIPHLYQQIHDVVSNLDRPYEIIFVDDGSTDGTLARVQEIAAADHNVKVVEFRRNYGQTAAMHAGIQYASLDVVITMDGDLQNDPTDIPMMLAKIDEGYDLVHGWRKNRQDALVNRKLPSKIANWLISKVTKFPIHDLGCTLKAIRREIAQELELYGEMHRFIPILAHQRGARCIEVVTKHHARRFGTTKYGIGRTTRVVLDLLTITYMLNFFSSPMKLFGRLGLGCLAISAASALGVVAMKLIGGVDMTGNPLLLLCVLSTIMGGQFFSLGMIGEVNARIYYSDARKQPYAVRTLTNFDHDFDHAVPLDRRAA from the coding sequence ATGGGCGTTTCGGTCGTCGTTCCGATTTATAACGAACTCGAAAATATCCCGCACCTTTACCAGCAGATTCATGACGTCGTCTCCAACTTGGACCGACCTTATGAAATCATCTTCGTCGACGATGGTTCGACCGACGGGACTTTGGCTCGCGTGCAAGAGATCGCCGCCGCTGATCACAATGTGAAGGTGGTCGAGTTCCGCCGCAATTACGGTCAAACCGCCGCGATGCATGCCGGCATTCAATACGCTTCGCTCGACGTCGTCATCACGATGGACGGCGACCTGCAAAACGATCCGACCGACATCCCGATGATGCTGGCCAAGATCGACGAAGGTTACGACCTGGTTCACGGCTGGCGGAAGAATCGCCAAGACGCGCTGGTCAATCGGAAGCTGCCGTCGAAGATCGCCAACTGGTTGATCTCGAAGGTGACCAAGTTCCCGATTCACGACCTTGGCTGCACCTTGAAAGCGATCCGTCGCGAAATCGCCCAAGAGTTGGAACTGTACGGCGAAATGCATCGGTTTATCCCGATCCTTGCGCATCAACGCGGCGCTCGTTGCATCGAAGTGGTGACCAAGCATCATGCTCGCCGCTTCGGCACCACCAAATATGGCATCGGTCGCACGACTCGCGTGGTGCTCGACCTGCTCACGATTACCTACATGCTCAACTTCTTCTCGAGCCCGATGAAGCTGTTCGGTCGCTTGGGACTTGGCTGTTTGGCGATTTCGGCCGCTTCGGCGCTTGGCGTCGTCGCGATGAAGTTGATCGGCGGAGTCGACATGACCGGCAATCCGCTCCTGCTGTTGTGCGTCCTCTCGACGATCATGGGTGGGCAGTTCTTCAGCCTTGGCATGATCGGCGAAGTCAACGCGCGAATCTACTACTCGGACGCTCGCAAGCAGCCGTACGCCGTTCGTACGCTGACCAACTTTGACCACGATTTCGATCATGCGGTTCCGCTTGATCGACGTGCGGCGTAA
- the ilvE gene encoding branched-chain-amino-acid transaminase: MSSQQIYINGKFYSKEEAVVSVFDHGLLYGDGVFEGLRVYEGKVFRMEQHLKRLYDSAKAILLDIPMPIEAMAEAVEESVEKNGLANCYIRLVITRGAGTLGLGPERTSNPQVIIIVDKISLYPEEFYQNGLEIVTASTIRNHPGALSPRIKSLNYLNNIMAKCEASKAGCLEALMLNHKGEVSECTADNIFIVKNGQLMTPPTDAGILEGVTREAVLEIAVKAGIPTAEKTLTRHDVYVADECFMTGTAAEVIAVVRIDSRPIGDGRPGPITVKLQELFHKLARS; this comes from the coding sequence ATGTCGTCGCAGCAAATTTACATCAACGGTAAGTTCTACAGCAAAGAAGAAGCGGTCGTCAGCGTCTTCGATCACGGCTTGCTCTATGGCGACGGGGTGTTTGAAGGCTTGCGCGTCTACGAGGGGAAGGTGTTCCGGATGGAGCAGCACCTGAAACGCCTCTACGATTCGGCCAAGGCGATCTTGCTCGATATCCCGATGCCGATCGAAGCGATGGCCGAAGCGGTGGAAGAATCGGTCGAAAAGAACGGCCTGGCCAACTGCTATATCCGCCTGGTCATCACCCGCGGCGCCGGGACGTTGGGCTTGGGCCCGGAACGGACCTCGAATCCGCAAGTGATCATCATCGTCGACAAGATCTCGCTCTATCCGGAAGAGTTCTACCAGAACGGGCTCGAGATCGTCACCGCCAGCACGATTCGCAATCATCCGGGCGCCCTGAGCCCGCGAATCAAGTCGCTGAACTACCTGAACAACATCATGGCGAAGTGCGAAGCTTCGAAGGCGGGCTGCCTGGAAGCTTTGATGCTGAACCACAAAGGGGAAGTGTCGGAGTGCACCGCCGATAATATCTTCATCGTGAAGAACGGCCAGCTGATGACGCCGCCGACGGACGCCGGCATCCTGGAAGGGGTGACTCGCGAAGCGGTGCTTGAGATCGCCGTCAAAGCCGGCATCCCGACCGCCGAAAAGACGCTGACCCGTCACGACGTCTACGTCGCCGACGAATGCTTCATGACCGGAACCGCCGCCGAAGTGATCGCGGTCGTTCGGATCGACAGCCGCCCGATCGGCGACGGCCGCCCCGGCCCGATCACGGTGAAGCTGCAGGAGCTGTTCCACAAGCTGGCCCGTTCGTAA
- a CDS encoding ABC transporter ATP-binding protein, whose amino-acid sequence MTEALVRIDNLKTYFRTEEGLVKAVDDVSLHIDPGTTMGIVGESGSGKSVTSLTIMQLLAKSAHIEGGSISFLGRDLVQLPEPEMRKVRGKDIGMIFQEPMTSLNPVFTVGSQVMEAILLHQKVTKEQARQRTIELFEEVGIPNPEQRVNSYPHQMSGGQKQRVMIAMALSCNPKLLIADEPTTALDVTIQAQILDILRRLRDQRGMAVLFITHDLGVIADIADYVTVMYRGKIVEQGDVVSIFENPQHPYTKGLLACRPRLDTKYKLLPTVDDFMEATTEDGEVKITEKFVDEKRLGELMTTGRGRLLHPKSELAAMGHPWEEGHHAADAKSVAEGEKPLLQVRDLHVHFPIRKGIFRSVAGHVKAVDGVSFNVYRGQTLGLVGESGCGKTTTGRAIIQLIRPTSGEMSFDGVELSALNPPPSMADVLPWAAYDHWERARRLRQMRRRFQIIFQDPYGSLNPRMTVEAAICEPMVIQKIGNKKERRERAAALLEEVGLNASHLRRYPHEFSGGQRQRICIARALTVEPEFLICDESVSALDVSVQAQVLNLLKDLQLRRGLTYLFISHDLSVVKFMSDMIAVMNQGKIVEFGPADNIYANPQQDYTKRLISATPQDDLDHIRQRQAERKTALAARMAGV is encoded by the coding sequence ATGACTGAAGCGCTCGTTAGGATTGACAATCTCAAGACCTATTTCCGGACCGAAGAGGGCCTGGTCAAGGCGGTCGACGACGTCTCGTTGCACATCGATCCCGGTACGACGATGGGGATCGTCGGCGAGTCGGGCTCGGGCAAAAGCGTGACGTCGCTGACGATCATGCAGCTGCTCGCCAAGTCGGCGCATATCGAGGGAGGTTCGATCTCGTTTCTAGGACGTGATCTGGTACAGCTGCCCGAACCCGAAATGCGCAAGGTTCGCGGCAAAGACATCGGCATGATCTTTCAAGAGCCGATGACCTCGCTCAACCCGGTCTTCACCGTCGGTTCGCAGGTGATGGAAGCGATCCTGCTGCATCAAAAGGTGACCAAAGAGCAAGCCCGGCAGCGGACGATCGAACTGTTCGAGGAAGTCGGCATCCCGAATCCAGAGCAGCGGGTCAATTCGTATCCGCATCAGATGTCGGGCGGGCAGAAGCAACGCGTGATGATCGCGATGGCCCTTTCCTGCAATCCGAAGTTGCTGATCGCCGACGAACCGACCACCGCACTCGACGTGACGATCCAGGCGCAGATCCTCGATATTCTCCGCCGCCTCCGCGATCAGCGCGGCATGGCGGTCTTGTTCATCACGCACGATCTCGGCGTGATCGCCGACATTGCCGACTATGTTACGGTGATGTACCGCGGCAAGATCGTCGAGCAAGGGGACGTCGTCTCGATCTTCGAGAACCCGCAGCATCCTTACACCAAAGGTTTGCTCGCGTGCCGTCCGCGACTTGATACGAAGTACAAACTGTTGCCGACGGTCGACGACTTCATGGAAGCGACGACCGAAGATGGCGAAGTGAAGATCACCGAGAAGTTTGTCGACGAAAAACGTCTCGGCGAATTGATGACGACCGGACGAGGACGCTTGCTCCATCCGAAGTCGGAACTTGCCGCGATGGGGCATCCGTGGGAAGAAGGTCATCACGCCGCTGATGCGAAGTCGGTCGCCGAAGGGGAAAAGCCGCTGCTTCAGGTTCGCGATCTCCATGTTCACTTTCCGATTCGCAAAGGGATCTTTCGGAGCGTCGCTGGTCATGTGAAGGCGGTCGACGGAGTCAGCTTCAACGTCTATCGCGGGCAAACGCTTGGCCTGGTGGGCGAGTCGGGCTGCGGCAAAACGACGACCGGGCGCGCGATTATCCAGCTGATTCGTCCGACCTCCGGCGAGATGTCGTTTGACGGGGTCGAACTCTCTGCGCTCAATCCTCCGCCGTCGATGGCGGATGTCCTCCCCTGGGCCGCTTACGATCACTGGGAACGAGCACGGCGACTACGCCAGATGCGCCGCCGGTTTCAGATCATCTTTCAAGATCCGTACGGCAGCTTGAATCCGCGCATGACGGTCGAAGCGGCGATCTGCGAGCCGATGGTGATCCAGAAAATCGGCAACAAGAAGGAACGCCGCGAACGGGCCGCCGCCCTGTTGGAAGAAGTCGGCCTGAACGCGTCGCATTTGCGACGTTATCCGCATGAGTTTTCCGGCGGCCAGCGACAGCGCATTTGCATCGCGCGCGCCCTGACGGTCGAGCCAGAGTTCCTGATCTGCGACGAGTCGGTCTCGGCCCTCGACGTTTCGGTTCAGGCCCAAGTGTTAAACCTGCTGAAAGATTTGCAGCTTCGTCGCGGGCTTACCTATTTGTTCATCAGTCACGACTTGAGCGTGGTCAAATTCATGTCGGACATGATCGCCGTCATGAATCAAGGAAAGATTGTCGAGTTTGGCCCGGCCGACAACATTTACGCCAATCCGCAGCAGGACTACACCAAGCGGCTGATCAGTGCGACGCCGCAGGACGACCTGGACCATATTCGGCAGCGACAGGCGGAGCGAAAAACTGCCCTAGCAGCCCGGATGGCAGGAGTTTAG
- a CDS encoding nucleotide sugar dehydrogenase: MSKPASTDQLATQLHQAILGKEAKVGVIGLGYVGLPLVQAFIGSDFSALGFDVDQKKVDALSRGESYIKHVDSKWIADWVKSGRFAATSDPQRLSEADVLLICVPTPLNTSRDPDLTYVESTAQMIAENLRPGQLVVLESTTYPGTTRDVVAPILTKSGLTPGVDFFLAYSPEREDPGNPNFTASGIPKVVGGYDPVSLKLADAFYAQAVVKTIPVSSCEVAEACKILENTYRAVNIALVNELKLLFDRLDIDVWEVIEAAKTKPFGFQAFYPGPGLGGHCIPIDPFYLSWLARANEMPTRFIELAGEINTSMPQYVVQKLSDALNDVRKPTNGSKVLILGAAYKKNVDDPRESPTFKIMELLTERGAVLSYNDPFIPKLPAMRHYDLPPLESVPLTPENLASFDAVMIVTDHDDYDYQQIVDHSQLLIDTRNATKNVTKGREKIIRA; the protein is encoded by the coding sequence ATGAGCAAACCCGCTAGCACCGACCAATTGGCGACCCAGCTCCACCAAGCGATCCTCGGCAAAGAGGCCAAAGTGGGGGTGATCGGCCTCGGCTATGTCGGACTGCCGCTGGTCCAGGCCTTTATTGGCAGCGACTTCTCGGCCCTTGGCTTTGACGTCGATCAAAAGAAGGTCGACGCTCTCTCGCGCGGCGAAAGCTACATCAAGCATGTCGACTCGAAGTGGATCGCCGACTGGGTCAAAAGCGGACGTTTCGCCGCGACCAGCGATCCGCAGCGCCTGTCCGAAGCGGACGTCCTGCTGATTTGCGTGCCGACTCCGCTCAATACGTCGCGCGATCCTGACCTGACCTACGTCGAGTCGACGGCGCAGATGATTGCCGAGAACCTGCGCCCCGGTCAGCTGGTCGTCCTCGAAAGCACCACCTATCCCGGCACGACCCGCGATGTGGTCGCTCCGATCCTGACCAAGTCGGGCCTGACCCCGGGGGTCGATTTCTTTCTGGCCTACAGTCCCGAGCGGGAAGATCCCGGCAACCCGAACTTCACCGCCAGTGGCATTCCGAAGGTGGTCGGCGGATACGATCCGGTCAGCCTGAAACTGGCCGACGCGTTTTACGCCCAGGCAGTCGTGAAAACGATTCCGGTCAGCAGCTGCGAAGTGGCCGAAGCCTGCAAGATTTTGGAGAACACTTACCGCGCGGTGAACATCGCGCTGGTGAACGAACTGAAGCTCCTCTTCGATCGGCTCGACATCGACGTCTGGGAAGTGATCGAAGCGGCCAAGACGAAGCCGTTCGGTTTTCAGGCGTTTTATCCAGGCCCCGGTCTCGGCGGACACTGCATCCCGATCGACCCGTTCTATCTCAGCTGGCTCGCGCGGGCGAACGAGATGCCGACGCGGTTCATCGAATTGGCCGGCGAGATCAACACGTCGATGCCGCAGTACGTGGTGCAGAAGCTGTCCGACGCGCTCAACGACGTTCGCAAGCCGACCAACGGCAGCAAAGTGCTGATCCTAGGCGCTGCGTACAAGAAGAACGTCGACGATCCGCGCGAAAGCCCGACCTTTAAGATCATGGAGTTGCTGACCGAGCGGGGCGCCGTCCTCTCGTACAACGATCCCTTCATCCCGAAACTCCCCGCGATGCGGCACTACGATCTGCCGCCGCTGGAGAGCGTTCCGCTGACGCCGGAAAACCTGGCGTCGTTCGACGCGGTGATGATCGTCACCGATCACGACGACTACGATTACCAGCAAATCGTCGACCATTCGCAGCTATTGATCGACACGCGCAACGCCACGAAGAACGTGACGAAAGGCCGCGAAAAGATCATCCGCGCGTAA
- a CDS encoding ABC transporter permease, translated as MTSDKPTPAASKPRESRGFWAESWRNFRRRPQAMIALTYVVFLSIIALTAPMIVGVRPIVCEYKGEIHFPCTYYYYRILGFNKQAYKTEAVFINDKFRGVYPENLKKNDPDSWAIWPLVYQDPYRPIEGEEWPNQPANPYGDDGKPNKFNLLGTDKDGVDVFAQMVHGTQISLLVGFVSMGIAASIGIVVGALAGYYGGWIDTILSRLIEVMMCLPTLVLILAVRSILDDITIWHLMVLIGVTGWTGVARLTRAEFLKIREIEYVSAARSLGAGQLRLMFVHILRNALAPILVPISFGIASAILTEGALSFLGFGAPPPNPSWGTLLSVGRTKIDSMWWLVVYPGLAIFSTVLAYNLIGEGVQEATDPRTREG; from the coding sequence ATGACGAGCGATAAGCCCACTCCTGCAGCCAGCAAGCCGCGCGAATCTCGCGGATTCTGGGCCGAATCATGGCGCAATTTTCGGCGTCGGCCGCAAGCGATGATTGCTCTGACGTACGTCGTCTTCCTGTCGATCATCGCCTTGACGGCCCCGATGATCGTCGGCGTGCGACCGATCGTTTGCGAGTACAAGGGAGAGATTCACTTCCCCTGCACCTATTACTACTATCGGATTCTCGGCTTCAACAAGCAGGCGTATAAGACCGAGGCGGTCTTCATCAACGACAAGTTCCGCGGCGTCTACCCCGAGAACCTAAAGAAGAACGATCCCGACAGCTGGGCGATCTGGCCGCTGGTCTACCAAGATCCGTATCGGCCGATCGAAGGAGAGGAATGGCCGAATCAGCCGGCGAATCCTTACGGCGATGACGGTAAGCCGAATAAGTTTAACTTGTTGGGGACCGACAAAGACGGCGTCGACGTCTTCGCCCAGATGGTGCACGGAACGCAGATCTCGTTGTTGGTCGGTTTCGTGTCGATGGGGATCGCAGCGTCAATCGGCATCGTCGTCGGCGCACTGGCCGGCTATTACGGCGGTTGGATCGATACGATTCTTAGCCGCCTGATTGAAGTGATGATGTGTCTGCCGACGCTCGTGTTGATCCTGGCGGTGCGCTCGATTCTGGACGACATCACGATCTGGCACTTGATGGTGCTGATTGGAGTGACCGGCTGGACCGGCGTCGCCCGTTTGACTCGGGCCGAGTTCCTGAAGATCCGCGAAATCGAATATGTGTCGGCCGCTCGTTCGCTTGGCGCCGGGCAATTGCGACTGATGTTCGTCCACATTCTCCGCAACGCGCTGGCTCCGATCCTGGTGCCGATTTCGTTCGGCATCGCGTCGGCGATCTTGACCGAAGGGGCGCTTAGCTTCCTCGGTTTCGGCGCTCCTCCCCCAAATCCGAGTTGGGGAACGCTGCTCAGCGTCGGCCGCACGAAGATCGATTCGATGTGGTGGCTGGTCGTTTATCCCGGCTTGGCGATTTTCTCGACGGTGCTCGCCTACAACTTGATTGGCGAAGGGGTCCAGGAAGCGACCGATCCGCGGACGCGTGAAGGATAA